Part of the Tachypleus tridentatus isolate NWPU-2018 unplaced genomic scaffold, ASM421037v1 Hic_cluster_2, whole genome shotgun sequence genome is shown below.
TGAAATCTTTGTAGAATAGATGGCAACTGCCTATTGTagagacacaagtatagaggatGATGTTTCAAACGTCTTCTGCCTTTCATCTTTGGGTCAGATGACTTTCGAAACATtgtcctctatacttgtgtctccataacaggcagttgccatccattacACAAAGATTCATCATGAATACTGTGACTAAACAATCCATCACAGAATAACTAAAATCATTGCCTTTTAAGGTTGCATGtaaaatctgttgttgttttcagacACCACGACATTTAAGTACTAATGACTTATTAACTCTCTCCACATGGACTTGGTCAGACAAACTGACCATTTAGTGCTTGTTATAATAAGTACTAATGACTTATTAACTGTTTCCACATGGAATTGGTCAGACAAACTGACCATTTAGTGCTTGTTAtaatttccatactataacttttaatacattgtGTGTATGTTTACTAAATTCACCAGACGTTTAGTAAACACTGTTTATCTTTTGTACGTGAAAAATCgcattttttaataaactatttctaTTGAAGATTTCACCATGACCATATagaattctttctttcttttttttattagttttagtaaAAAAGTGtctttatgttaagattaaaaataatctttgtctcaaaaatctcAGCTTTCATATATATAACCTCTACGACCTACTAAATAtagataaaacttttttattccagtaaaatattatatctgtTGTTACCTTTACCTCAATGATGTGCTTCATTCTGAAGCTTATAGATAAATTATCGTAGtagaaaaaaacttgtaaaatcagaaataatcAGCTTTGCTCCCCCCTTTttttgagggttgtgggttcaaatccccatcacaccaaacatgctcgccctttccaccgtgggggtgttataatgtgacggtcaattccactgtttgttggtaaaagagttggcagttggtggtgatgattagctgccttccgtctagtcttacactgctaaattatggacgactagcacagacagccctcgtgtagcatcttacactgctaaattagggacgactagcacagatatccctcgtgtagtgtcttacactgctaagttagggatgactagcatagacagcccttgtgtagcatcttacactgttaaattacggatgactagcacagatagccctcgtgtagcgtcttacactgttaaattacggatgactagcacagatagcccctcgtagcatcttacactgttaaattatggactgACTAGCACAGACATTCCTCGTGTagtgtcttacactgctaaattagggacgactagcacagatagccctcgtgtagcatcttacactgctaaattagggatgactagcacagatagtcctctgtagtgtcttacactgttaaattaggaacagctagcacagatatcccttgtgtagctttgtgcaaaattcaaaaaacaaaacttgccCTTTTTTCTTTGATATTGGTCACAATGTTTCAAAATACTTCTCTTAAGAACTTGAACTGCTAAACATTGACCATTTGTTTTCTgtgcttattttattttcagttactaAAGTGGAAACCCACTGAAAATATAGCAGTAGATCACTACTTGTGTTAGACTGTTTAGTGACCCGATAATACCCTACTCTCAAAAGCAACAAAGGACGCATGAAAAGATAGCAGACTGACCCCTGCTTCAAGGGCaagaggtctaatgtataaaattatgtaCACCCTAAAGAGTAATCATACTGCAGTTAGAATCAGTGTAAACATGTATGTTGACAACAGAATATGGAATATCGTGCATATAGTACAGTGTTCACAACAAGAATTCTTCAGAGTAGTAACACGATACTTTGTTGTACGGTTCAGTGCTAATACAATAAACATCACAGTTCTTTGAATTTTAGTAATCCTTTTGGGATGTTTGGAATTTAGCAGCATAGATATACAAAGGTTTTTTTAACATATGCttataaaattctatttttcttttcataatatcGTTATTCATCAACTAATAAAAACTTGGGTTACGGTACTGCTTATTTCACtcatttggttttagttttacaaCCTTTCTATATCTAGTCTTCTTTATAAAACATgacattattttacctttctaaaTGCTATGACAAAACATGATATTTAGTTGTCAGGTTTTCAGTGTTGTagtttttgctttcattttacCTTAGTTTAGACAATTACAATAGAGTAACACACATTCAGTATGTATAACTATGTATtggtttacaaaatacaaatatcaaactATAAAAGGAGTAATATGAAAAATACAGTGAGATTTTAACAGACATACATTATATGTgtttaaaacaatgaacaataaatacaaaatacactgaAAAACAAGAAGTTCATATACTTGCACTTGTATAAAATGTTGCAAACACTAAACCTCACTTATTATTCCGAGTAGCTCTAATAAAACGTAAACTGAACCATGAGATGAGAGCATGTGTTATATGAAACACCAAAtttaatattcaacattttttctATATACTTCCTTTTAAATAAGAAatcaaaacatatattaaattaaaatgtgaatttgTAACTACATTTTGGTACCAACTTCATTGGCATAAATGGTAATGAAGGTATGtgatataattttgataataactCTTCCAAAACGTTGTGATAACTGTCCAGGGTGAGTGGGTTATGGTTTTAACTATTGTGCTGCTCAGCTTAGGTTATCAaggaaatacaaagaaaattttgTCATTCACATGTGGTGACTGATggcttttgtgtgtgtattttgacaGCTTGTTTAGTTTGTACATTTTACCACAATATAGACTGAAGTCGAACAGATAAAAGAATTAATATTTGTTGTGtactatatagaaaaaaaaaagattgtttctTGACTTGGATTAGAACCTTAGACCCTTCACATGCCAAGTAAATATTCTATTGACTGCTTTAAATGATTACTATACTGGTACTTACAATTAAGGTGCTTTTTCCAATAACTCAGAATTTCAAATTTTTCCCCTCTTCCAAATAAGGCTTTTTTCTTGGGGTACAGTTAGACACGTTTTTTGTTGTGTTAATGTGATGGTCAGAATTATATTTAAGGTCGAGCAAGAATCCTATTGAATGAGCTAAATGGTTGAGCAATTAACGCTTACTGGTATTAAAGacactttgttaacctgaaaatgacctaggaaggtcaaaacattgttcactgattgtcaataaaaatgttaatacccagaACAGCCATTCTTATATACAGACTGGTTTGCTGTCACTTTGCCAACAGTTGTAAGTTAAGGATAACTATAACTGAATCTTCGGAGTTTTCTACGTTGGTCATTTAGTCCACAAGGTGCTGTTTAGTTTGAAAAATTACCATTTCTATTTGCTAGTTAGAAGTTATTTGTTTGCAGTGTTTAAAGTAGATTTATTCAGAAATATCTGGTAGCTTAACATGCAGATCTACATATAATTTAGGAACTGTTGGTTGTATAACGCTTATGATAGTAGATGTTTCAAACAAAGAAGTGTTATTATGTGTTGCTGACTTTCTGTTTTACAGATGTGTTAGATGAAGGTGAAGATGTTTTAGAAAGTATCAATATTGTGGAGGAAGACAAGGCTTCCAGAAGCgttgaaaaaataagaaaagaagcCAGATTATAGACCATATGAAGAACCCGAGTTTGATGAGTTTGGAATTGTAAGAttagtagtttttaatgtttattatagaccatatgaagaacccgagtttgatgagtttggaattgtaagattagtagtttttaatgtttattatagaccatatgaagaacccgagtttgatgagtttggaattgtaagattagtagtttttaatgtttattatagaccatatgaagaacccgagtttgatgagtttggaattgtaagattagtagttttaatgtttattatagaccatatgaagaaccgagtttgatgagtttggaattgtaagattagtagttttaatgtttattatagaccatatgaagaacccgagtttgatgagtttggaattgtaagattagtagtttttaatgtttattatagaccatatgaagaacccgagtttgatgagtttggaattgtaagattagtagtttttaatgtttattatagaccatatgaagaacccgagtttgatgagtttggaattgtaagattagtagtttttaatgtttattatagaccatatgaagaacccgagtttgatgagtttggaattgtaagattagtagtttttaatgtttattatagaccatatgaagaaccgagtttgatgagtttggaattgtaagattagtagttttaatgtttattatagaccatatgaagaacccgagtttgatgagtttggaattgtaagattagtagttttaatgtttattatagaccatatgaagaacccgagtttgatgagtttggaattgtaagattagtagttttaatgtttattatagaccatatgaagaaccgagtttgatgagtttggaattgtaagattagtagttttaatgtttattatagaccatatgaagaacccgagtttgatgagtttggaattgtaagattagtagtttttaatgtttattatagaccatatgaagaacccgagtttgatgagtttggaattgtaagattagtagtttttaatgtttattatagaccatatgaagaacccgagtttgatgagtttggaattgtaagattagtaatttttaatgtttattgctTGTTTGGTGTctgtttttattactaatattgtttgttgttaagcacaaaactacacaatgatctGTGTGTGTGCCATAATTACTGTGGATattgaaattcagtttttagtattatatgcTGAATCACTGGTAGGCCGGTTAACTACAATCTTAGTTTTTATTCTGTAGGGGCTTTGAGATATTCAAAGAATAAATTCTTTTACATgctatgattttaaaataaatttttgaaagttAGATAAGAGGtgctctatatatgtaaaaatgtttaaataaatggtTGTATGTTTAATGAAAGAACTTAACACATTAAGTCCAGCTGCCTTTTGATACAACAGTCTATTATATTTTGGGCTGTTTGAAATGTGCAAATAGTATCAtgatttttatgaaaaattacatTGCATTCTGTCAGATATCTAATAGGCTAATATTAACAGATTGACAAAAACTTGTGTATCAGCAGTTTGCCACCTTCTAGCTGTGATGGAGATGATGGAACAACTTATTACATCTTGAAATATTTAGGTGTTAAGTCACTGGACACCGATTTTTGTTAATTTGCATTTGAAATTTCTTGTTATTGAGCTCAAACTGGTGCACTCAGTTCTGTTATAGCTTTGTTTGTGTGCTTGGGTTTTTATTGTGATGTAATTTGTACTTGGAATGGTTCTTTTAAAAAACTTTAGGTAAAAAAGAAATCTATCTTGTCAAAATATGATGAAGAACTTGAAGGTCCAAAGAAGGAACTGTTCAAAATTGGTAAGTTGTTTCACCCAGTAACTAAAGATGAAAGGTTTGCATGATTTAGCTACAGTGAAGCAAAAAAATGAGAAGAGAATATATAAGTTAGGGTTAGTTGTTTCTGTTTTAAGTCTGGAGAAGattaactgttgttttaataaatattggaaccattaaaaaaaaatgtaaaaagtttaatattttcaagttaGTTTTACATACCTTGTCTGTTCAAGTCTCTCTGTGTTTGTTGTGCTGTGTTAGTTGCAGTGTGTAGAGAGCATGCGTACGTTTTGAGTAACTGTAtgcaaaataattgttttcatcAGGATTCTACAAGATTAAGTGGTAACTGTTTTCTTATCGTGTTTTTCTTCAGGATGTACAAGTACAGGCGACAGAGAAAAAGAACTGGAACTTATCAGGTTAaagctaaaacaacaacaaggagtAAGTTACACTTTACAAGTTTGCTCTTAAAAATGATAAGTCTGTATATGTTACCATATATAGAATGTAATGTACAtagaaaaatttgaaaattaaaaatctttttctgaaacctcatattttgtatattttagtagtatttgcacattaaaactttaactgaAGTGTTAAATGTGTCagatacattttgttttctgatatCACACTAACATTGAACATTATAAGTAGCACCTAAAACTATACCTAAATTtgaatttctgtttatttaatttttccagACATCTCTAGACTTACCAGCTTTGAAACTAGCCTCGGAATATTACACGGATGAAGAAATGGTCAGTATATGTTATGAATGTCCTGGTTGTGTTGTAGgagaacatttaatatttatgtgaATTACTCGACTGTTTTAAAACTAGCCTGACGACTCTACACGGTGAGAGCAAAGGCTCAGTAATTCTTCTTCAATGGGCATATTTTTCTGAGCATGTTTCAAGGTTTTAGTGagttgtattcaaaatttaatttaaaatccaCAAGTTCCATCTAGTGTGAGAATTGTGATGTTTGCTTTCTACATATCtcctctttaatttatttatcaccccTCTCAGAAGTACAATATTTAATAGTCTTCAGTCTTATTTGATTACATAGCCAGGAAATAAACATTCCAccccctcttgccacacccatcTGTCACACATCTTCTTTCAGAAATAGCcagtacttttatttcttatttaatactatgctatttataaccagtagaaagccaaggttttcatctgtcaaatgacATATATTCTCTACAGTGAATTGTCAGTTTTGCTTTCAGTTCAAGTTTGTTTCCCATCATATAATGTAATGGCTCTTGTCACATAGCTTGAAAGCCAGAACAATCATCATAGTTACGGGACATTGCTTTTCCTTTacacattgttatttaatttaataaaattgtttggtgcaatactaccattagtataaaatgtttggtTAAGAGTCATCAACAGTtgacaataaaaacaacagaagataagtactttatttcttgttttcatgtgtattctttagttattactacaaaagtaactaaaatgtacaaATAGGAAACTATTTAGGATAgattaggtgaaataaataataaacacttttcaCAAGGTGTGCTCTTGAGTAGCTCATGCATTATGTAAGTCAGTGCCAATTTTTTGAGTTGAATCTTCTGaagttatttacataatataagGGCATGAACAGTAGTTAGACAGGGTTCAAAgtcaccaaaagaaaaaaaatttaagttgATGTATCCTAATAtgagtttataaaattatttaggataaacaaatgttattttttcttacaatttgaagtaattctGGAAATTAACAaagggtaatttatattttttagtcaAGTTCCCCAACCTTGTATAAAGGTAAGGTAGACATATCTTTTGAAATAACTATGGTGGTCATGGGATCTTAAGTGTGTTCtcaatttattgtctataactatggtggtcatgggatcttaagtgtgttctcaatttattgtctataactatggtggtcatgggatcttaagtgtgttctcaatttattgtctataactatggtggccatgggatcttaagtgtgttctcaatttattgtctataactatggtggccatgggatcttaagtgtgttctcaatttattgtctataacaATGGTGGTCATGGGATCTTAAGTGTGTTCtcaatttattgtctataactaTGGTGGTCATGGGATCTTAAGTGGGTTCtcaatttattgtctataactatggtggtcatgggatcttaagtgtgttctcaatttattgtctataactatggtggccatgggatcttaagtgtgtactcaatttattgtctataactatggtgttcatgggatcttaagtgtgttctcaatttattgtctataactatggtggccatgggatcttaagtgtgtactcaatttattgtctataactatggtgttcatgggatcttaagtgtgttctcaatttattgtctataactatggtggccatgggatcttaagtgtgtactcaatttattgtctataactatggtgttcatgggatcttaagtgtgttctcaatttattgtctataactatggtggtcatgggatcttaagtgtgttctcaatttattgtctataactatggtggccatgggatcttaagtgtgtactcaatttattgtctataactatggtgttcatgggatcttaagtgtgttctcaatttattgtctataactatggtggccatgggatcttaagtgtgtactcaatttattgtctataactatggtgttcatgggatcttaagtgtgttctcaatttattgtctataactatggtggtcatgggatcttaagtgtgttctcaatttattgtctataactatggtggccatgggatcttaagtgtgtactcaatttattgtctataactaTGGTGTTCATGGGATCTTAAGTGTGTTCTTAACAAAATCAGAATGAAACCTTTATTGTTTAATGCTAGCAAGGTACAGTAAAACAGTCttaatggttttgttttcaaacaattatttcctatgatctttaaaaaaacaacaacattaacctGGATTCATTTagctttatataaaatatgttctttaaaaaaaacaacaacacattaacCTGTATTCATTTTGCTTTATACAAAGtatgttctttaaaaaacaacaacaacacattaacCTGAATTCATTTTGCTTTATACAAAGTAGTTACCAAAACGTGGTAACAGATTCAACTGTTGTAAATATAACGAAATAGCCTTCGCTCTTCCCTCCAATACTACAACAGAAATAATCCAAAATGCATCTTTCATAACACAATACTTGTATTTTTACAGAATGCATATTGGTTCTAATTGTGAATcacaatcaaaacaaaatattaattaatttaatacagtGTGAAAGCTACCAGCCAGATAATTATTGggcttaattaattaattaataaatagtttgtctgTGAGAGAAGAAcaacacttgaaaaaaaaaatcactaggGCATTATATGGAAAGATagttttacatgttaaaaatacattgtgGTTTGTTACAAGAATCTACTAAATCTTATATTGTGTGATTATATTGTAAAGTCTTCTAGTTatttatcaacagttttattttgtatatctttatcttatattttattgtaagtatCCTTCTTAAGCATGCCACAACCTTTTTATACattctaaatttaattaaatcttaATAGATACAAATAAAGTACCATTGAAATACAGTTAATAAATGAAGTTTGAATATCAGTTAAGTTTTTTCAAACCATCAGTTTTCACCCTAGT
Proteins encoded:
- the LOC143242351 gene encoding uncharacterized protein LOC143242351, producing the protein MLAEMDEEFGVGALVEGEFKEMKASVKISSFNVYYRPYEEPEFDEFGIVRLVVFNVYYRPYEEPEFDEFGIVRLVVFNVYYRPYEEPEFDEFGIVKKKSILSKYDEELEGPKKELFKIGCTSTGDREKELELIRLKLKQQQGTSLDLPALKLASEYYTDEEMVRFRKSKRK